One region of Culex pipiens pallens isolate TS chromosome 2, TS_CPP_V2, whole genome shotgun sequence genomic DNA includes:
- the LOC120416759 gene encoding cathepsin L has protein sequence MKILFILVAFVAAANAVSIFELVKEEWNAYKLQHRKKYDSETEERLRLKIYVQNKHKIAKHNQRFEQGQEKFRLRVNKYTDLLHEEFVQTLNGFNRTNAKKPMLKGVKIDEPVTYIEPANVEVPKTVDWREKGAVTPVKDQGHCGSCWSFSATGALEGQHFRKTGKLVSLSEQNLVDCSTKYGNNGCNGGMMDFAFQYIKDNGGIDTEKAYPYEAIDDTCHYNPKAVGATDKGFVDIPQGDEKALMKAIATAGPVSVAIDASHESFQFYSEGVYYEPQCDSENLDHGVLAVGYGTSEEGEDYWLVKNSWGTTWGDQGYVKMARNRDNHCGIATAASYPLV, from the exons ATGAAGATTCTGTTTATTCTGGTGGCCTTTGTGGCCGCGGCTAACGCTGTTTCCATCTTCGAGCTGGTCAAGGAAGAATGGAACGCCTACAAG CTGCAACACCGCAAAAAGTACGACAGCGAAACCGAAGAGCGCCTCCGGCTCAAGATCTACGTCCAGAACAAGCACAAGATCGCCAAGCACAACCAGCGCTTCGAACAGGGACAGGAAAAGTTCCGCCTGCGCGTGAACAAGTACACCGATCTGCTGCACGAGGAGTTTGTCCAGACGCTGAACGGCTTCAACCGTACGAACGCCAA GAAGCCAATGCTCAAGGGCGTCAAAATTGACGAACCTGTTACGTACATCGAACCCGCCAACGTCGAAGTGCCAAAGACTGTCGATTGGAGAGAAAAGGGAGCCGTCACTCCGGTGAAGGACCAGGGACACTGCGGATCATGCTGGTCGTTCTCGGCCACCGGTGCGCTCGAGGGACAGCACTTCCGCAAGACCGGCAAGCTGGTTTCGCTGTCCGAGCAGAATCTGGTCGATTGTTCCACCAAGTACGGAAACAACGGTTGCAACGGAGGCATGATGGACTTTGCCTTCCAGTACATCAAGGACAACGGAGGAATCGACACCGAGAAGGCCTACCCGTACGAAGCCATCGATGACACGTGCCACTACAACCCGAAGGCCGTTGGTGCCACCGACAAGGGCTTCGTCGACATTCCCCAGGGCGATGAGAAGGCGCTGATGAAGGCCATTGCTACCGCCGGTCCAGTCTCGGTTGCCATCGACGCGTCCCACGAATCGTTCCAGTTCTACAGCGAAGGAGTCTACTACGAGCCCCAGTGCGACTCGGAGAACCTCGACCATGGC GTCCTGGCCGTTGGATACGGTACCAGCGAGGAAGGTGAGGACTACTGGCTGGTCAAGAACTCGTGGGGAACCACCTGGGGAGACCAGGGCTACGTCAAGATGGCCCGCAACCGGGACAACCACTGTGGTATTGCTACCGCTGCCAGCTACCCGCTAGTTTAA